In one window of Amblyomma americanum isolate KBUSLIRL-KWMA chromosome 9, ASM5285725v1, whole genome shotgun sequence DNA:
- the LOC144105231 gene encoding uncharacterized protein LOC144105231, whose protein sequence is MRTNPSIVLLFATVLHAATAGSVPCFTITTPDFLTTDVTHCYENQPIDICTPFNENDTEKVRELINCTNFDTEYKVLALTYLLNDAVASTLPEEERNQSLSKAQFIAQWCATGNPLPTFLYNLTCEDYLGMVHVTCGKPVTFNVPDVNGLGECAQNNEIEQLCTEGQTFTWQTFSELIELLRCIYFSIIPILPYPEY, encoded by the exons ATGAGGACAAACCCGTCCATTGTGTTACTGTTCGCCACTGTACTCCACGCGGCAACTGCTGGCAGTG TTCCTTGCTTCACCATCACTACGCCTGACTTCCTTACGACTGATGTG ACTCATTGTTACGAGAACCAACCCATCGACATTTGCACTCCCTTCAAC GAGAATGACACAGAGAAAGTGCGCGAGCTCATAAAC TGCACGAACTTCGACACAGAGTACAAGGTACTAGCGCTGACGTATCTGTTAAACGATGCCGTGGCATCTACACTTCCAGAAGAGGAGCGCAACCAGAGTTTGT CTAAGGCTCAATTTATCGCACAGTGGTGCGCCACGGGGAATCCTCTGCCAACATTCCTCTACAACCTGACATGCGAGGACTATCTGGGAATGGTGCACGTTACGTGCGGAAAACCCGTTACTTTTAACGTTCCCGATGTCAACGGCCTTGGAGAG TGTGCCCAAAACAATGAAATCGAGCAGCTGTGTACGGAAGGACAAACCTTCACC TGGCAAACCTTCTCCGAGTTGATTGAACTACTAAGG tgcattTATTTCAGCATAATACCAATTCTGCCGTATCCTGAGTACTAA
- the LOC144105232 gene encoding zinc finger X-chromosomal protein-like, with product MGPEPFLAAMDISSNSSRDMCSSQPEALRAVPVIEADTLSAMEQDIDETGDKVLADLQHLRPDAEADREREATSCETCGKRFPTAQGLAVHHLRKHGSRPPRRYRCSYCEYSSTKKWMVTRHERIHTGERPHVCEVCLATFQRKDHLRDHLVIHVRNNERPFECTCCLLRFRASSTLYIHKKQYSHY from the exons ATGGGCCCTGAGCCCTTCTTAGCAGCCATGGACATTTCGTCTAATTCATCCCGTGACATGTGTTCTTCACAGCCCGAAGCGCTGCGCGCTGTCCCG GTCATCGAAGCAGACACATTGTCCGCCATGGAGCAGGACATCGACGAGACGGGCGACAAGGTGCTGGCTGATCTACAGCACCTCC GACCAGACGCAGAGGCGGACCGTGAGCGTGAGGCGACCTCCTGCGAGACCTGCGGAAAGCGCTTTCCTACGGCGCAAGGCCTAGCAGTTCACCATTTGCGCAAGCACGGCAGCCGGCCACCGCGAAGATATCGTTGCTCCTACTGCGAATATTCCAGTACTAAAAA GTGGATGGTGACCAGGCACGAGAGGATCCACACCGGCGAGAGGCCTCACGTCTGTGAAGTGTGCCTCGCAACCTTCCAAAGAAAAGACCACCTCAGAGACCACCTGGTCATACATGTGCGCAACAACGAAAGACCATTTGAGTGTACCTGCTGTCTTCTTCGGTTCAGGGCATCGTCCACATTGTATATCCATAAGAAGCAGTATTCTCATTACTAA